A part of Streptomyces sp. NBC_01497 genomic DNA contains:
- a CDS encoding ABC transporter substrate-binding protein, whose protein sequence is MRKTRAAAAVTVVTVMGSLLAACGGGSSTDGGGSNDSPKTLTYWASNQGPNVDYDKKTLGPELAKFQKQTGIKVKLEVIPWSDLLNRILAATTSGQGPDVLNIGNTWSASLQASGALLPWNKANFDAIGGKDRFNDSAVAAAGAEGKDPSAVPLYSLAYALYYNKQMFKDAGIASPPSTWADVVKDGQKISKNGTSGKWGLGLEGSNLQENIHTSYVLAKQHGADFFDKSGKPTFTSPGAVDAVMQYVDLMQKDKIINPGNAEYAQNQSLQDFAKGKTAMVVWQAAASNFTSQHMSTNDWGAVPMPVQSGTPGQGAQVNSMVAGINMAIFNNTKNVDGAKKFVKFMTSDDEQVILNKAYGSVPPVKAADSNPAFQQSDIQVMAKTLQTSATPLPQVPAESQYETQVGTAIKNLWADVAAGKTVTKDTVKSELSKAQQQMTQ, encoded by the coding sequence ATGCGCAAGACCAGAGCCGCAGCAGCTGTCACCGTCGTCACCGTCATGGGATCTCTCCTCGCCGCCTGCGGCGGGGGTTCGTCGACCGATGGCGGCGGAAGCAATGATTCGCCGAAGACGCTCACCTACTGGGCGTCGAACCAGGGCCCCAACGTCGACTACGACAAGAAGACGCTCGGCCCCGAGCTGGCCAAGTTCCAGAAGCAGACCGGCATCAAGGTCAAGCTGGAAGTCATCCCGTGGTCCGACCTGCTGAACCGGATCCTCGCGGCGACCACCTCGGGTCAGGGCCCCGACGTCCTCAACATAGGCAACACGTGGTCCGCCTCGCTCCAGGCGAGCGGCGCCCTGCTGCCCTGGAACAAGGCGAACTTCGACGCGATCGGCGGCAAGGACCGGTTCAACGACTCGGCGGTCGCCGCGGCCGGCGCGGAGGGCAAGGACCCGTCGGCGGTCCCGCTGTACTCGCTTGCGTATGCGCTCTACTACAACAAGCAGATGTTCAAGGACGCCGGCATCGCCAGCCCGCCCAGCACCTGGGCGGACGTGGTCAAGGACGGCCAGAAGATCTCCAAGAACGGCACGTCGGGCAAGTGGGGCCTCGGCCTGGAGGGCAGCAACCTCCAGGAGAACATCCACACCTCCTACGTGCTCGCCAAGCAGCACGGCGCCGACTTCTTCGACAAGTCCGGCAAGCCCACCTTCACGTCCCCCGGCGCGGTCGACGCGGTCATGCAGTACGTCGACCTGATGCAGAAGGACAAGATCATCAACCCGGGCAACGCGGAGTACGCCCAGAACCAGTCCCTCCAGGACTTCGCCAAGGGCAAGACGGCGATGGTCGTGTGGCAGGCCGCGGCCAGCAACTTCACGTCCCAGCACATGTCCACCAACGACTGGGGCGCCGTCCCGATGCCGGTGCAGTCCGGCACCCCGGGCCAGGGCGCGCAGGTCAACTCGATGGTCGCCGGCATCAACATGGCGATCTTCAACAACACCAAGAACGTGGACGGCGCGAAGAAGTTCGTGAAGTTCATGACCAGCGACGACGAGCAGGTCATCCTCAACAAGGCCTACGGATCCGTCCCGCCGGTGAAGGCAGCGGACAGCAACCCCGCCTTCCAGCAGAGCGACATCCAGGTCATGGCCAAGACGCTGCAGACCAGCGCGACGCCGCTGCCCCAGGTCCCCGCCGAGTCGCAGTACGAGACGCAGGTCGGCACCGCGATCAAGAACCTGTGGGCCGACGTGGCGGCCGGCAAGACCGTCACCAAGGACACGGTCAAGAGCGAACTGTCCAAGGCCCAGCAACAGATGACTCAGTGA
- a CDS encoding carbohydrate ABC transporter permease: protein MAPPLSFLWSRGVLLSILVLFTLLPVYVMVSSSLKPLEDVQGKFTWIPSHLTIRPYIDIWSTVPLAKFFMNSAIVSVSATVCSVVIAVFAAYAVSRYRFRGKRLFTVTVLSTQMFPGILFLLPLYLIFVNIGKSTGIDLYGSRGGLIITYLTFSLPFAIWMLIGYFDSVPRDLDEAAMVDGCGPFGALFRVVVPAAVPGIVAVAVYAFMTAWGEVLFASVMTNDNTKTLAIGLQSYSTENNVYWNQIMAASLVVSVPVVVGFLLLQRYLVTGLTAGAVK from the coding sequence ATGGCGCCGCCACTGTCCTTCCTGTGGAGCCGCGGCGTCCTGCTGAGCATCCTGGTGCTGTTCACCCTGCTGCCCGTCTACGTGATGGTCTCCAGCTCGCTGAAGCCGCTGGAGGACGTGCAGGGCAAGTTCACCTGGATCCCGTCGCACCTCACGATCCGCCCGTACATCGACATCTGGTCGACGGTGCCGCTCGCCAAGTTCTTCATGAACTCGGCGATCGTGTCGGTCTCCGCGACGGTGTGTTCGGTGGTCATCGCGGTGTTCGCCGCCTACGCCGTGAGCCGCTACCGCTTCCGCGGCAAGCGCCTGTTCACGGTGACGGTGCTCTCGACGCAGATGTTCCCCGGCATCCTGTTCCTGCTGCCGCTGTACCTGATCTTCGTCAACATCGGCAAGAGCACGGGCATCGACCTGTACGGCTCGCGCGGCGGGCTGATCATCACGTACCTGACGTTCTCGCTGCCGTTCGCGATCTGGATGCTCATCGGCTACTTCGACTCGGTCCCCCGCGACCTGGACGAGGCGGCCATGGTGGACGGCTGCGGCCCGTTCGGCGCGCTGTTCCGGGTGGTCGTACCGGCCGCCGTGCCGGGCATCGTGGCGGTCGCCGTGTACGCGTTCATGACGGCGTGGGGAGAGGTGCTGTTCGCCTCCGTCATGACCAATGACAACACCAAGACGCTCGCCATCGGCCTGCAGAGCTACTCGACCGAGAACAACGTCTACTGGAACCAGATCATGGCGGCCTCGCTGGTCGTCAGTGTGCCCGTGGTCGTCGGGTTCCTCCTGCTCCAGCGCTACCTTGTCACCGGCCTCACCGCGGGCGCGGTCAAGTGA
- a CDS encoding GH1 family beta-glucosidase: MNELDALPADFTWGVATASYQIEGAVAEDGRAPSIWDTFSHTPGRIAGDDNGDVACDHYHRVPEDIGLMKGLGVDAYRFSLAWPRIVPDGDGQVNKAGLDFYDRLVDGLLEAGVTPFATLYHWDLPQASQDRGGWPERATAEHFARYAGIVVERLGDRVKDWATLNEPLCSSWIGHLEGTMAPGVRDLTAAVRTSFHLHLGHGLAVQAIRAASSDARVGIVNNLSPILPASDSDADRAAAVRADGHTNRWWLDPIHGRGYPEDMVEVYGVDLPVRDGDLETIAARLDWLGLNYYFRQFVQDDPEGPAPFAKMVDSPVADRPHTYMDWEVYADGLEELLVRVSDEYAPRRVYVTENGSAYQDVVRADGTVDDPERTAYLEEHLAALARAAAKGAPVAGYFAWSLLDNFEWAYGYDKRFGLVHVDYDTQVRTVKSSGRRYAEIIRGARERAGRVA, from the coding sequence GTGAACGAGCTCGACGCCCTTCCGGCGGACTTCACCTGGGGCGTGGCCACCGCGTCGTACCAGATCGAGGGGGCCGTCGCCGAGGACGGCCGTGCCCCCTCGATCTGGGACACGTTCTCGCACACCCCCGGCAGGATCGCGGGCGACGACAACGGTGACGTGGCCTGCGACCACTACCACCGGGTGCCCGAGGACATCGGCCTGATGAAGGGCCTGGGCGTCGACGCCTACCGCTTCTCGCTGGCCTGGCCGCGCATCGTGCCGGACGGCGACGGCCAGGTGAACAAGGCCGGTCTGGACTTCTACGACCGGCTGGTGGACGGGCTGCTGGAAGCCGGCGTCACCCCCTTCGCGACCCTGTACCACTGGGACCTGCCGCAGGCGTCCCAGGACCGGGGCGGCTGGCCCGAGCGCGCGACCGCCGAGCACTTCGCCCGGTACGCGGGCATCGTGGTGGAACGCCTGGGCGACCGGGTGAAGGACTGGGCGACCCTGAACGAGCCGCTGTGCTCGTCGTGGATCGGCCACCTGGAGGGCACCATGGCGCCCGGTGTGCGCGACCTGACGGCCGCGGTACGCACCTCGTTCCACCTGCACCTGGGCCACGGCCTCGCCGTGCAGGCGATCCGTGCCGCGTCCTCGGACGCCCGGGTCGGCATCGTGAACAACCTGAGCCCGATCCTGCCCGCTTCGGACAGCGACGCGGACCGCGCCGCCGCCGTACGGGCCGACGGGCACACCAACCGCTGGTGGCTCGACCCGATCCACGGCCGCGGCTACCCCGAGGACATGGTCGAGGTCTACGGGGTCGACCTGCCGGTGCGCGACGGCGACCTGGAAACCATCGCCGCGCGGCTGGACTGGCTCGGACTGAACTACTACTTCCGGCAGTTCGTCCAGGACGATCCCGAGGGCCCGGCGCCGTTCGCGAAGATGGTGGACTCCCCGGTCGCGGACCGCCCGCACACGTACATGGACTGGGAGGTGTACGCCGACGGCCTGGAGGAACTGCTGGTGCGGGTGAGCGACGAGTACGCCCCCCGGCGCGTGTACGTCACGGAGAACGGCTCCGCCTACCAGGACGTCGTACGGGCCGACGGCACCGTCGACGACCCTGAGCGCACCGCCTACCTGGAGGAGCACCTGGCGGCTCTCGCCCGCGCCGCCGCCAAGGGCGCCCCGGTCGCGGGGTACTTCGCGTGGTCGCTGCTCGACAACTTCGAGTGGGCGTACGGCTACGACAAGCGGTTCGGCCTGGTGCACGTCGACTACGACACCCAGGTGCGGACGGTCAAGAGCAGCGGCAGGCGCTACGCCGAGATCATCCGGGGTGCCCGCGAGCGCGCCGGACGCGTCGCCTGA
- a CDS encoding PfkB family carbohydrate kinase: MSRVPPPGAVLVLGEALIDLVPYEEGPQGVRRYAAEPGGAPVNVAVGLARLATPSWFAGSLGGDAFAGDLERVLTGAGVDLSLTSRSPLPTTLAVTDPRPDGNGYHFHLADTATFRISELAGRADEFAAVYAGGLAAVVPPAAAAVAATARAAARSCVLLVDPNVRTDRSIDPADGARLLRELCRHAHVVKVSDEDLAALWPDRGAEDACRELAAGGRLTLLTRGADGSVAFTPDGERVAVPAAPVTVVNTIGAGDAFAAAVLNRVVALAPPPGGPVRVTREQAADILAFAGRAAASVVASSGTALTAPVAAHP, encoded by the coding sequence GTGAGCCGGGTACCGCCGCCCGGCGCCGTCCTCGTCCTCGGGGAGGCGCTGATCGACCTCGTGCCGTACGAGGAGGGACCGCAGGGGGTGCGGCGGTACGCGGCGGAGCCCGGCGGCGCGCCCGTCAACGTCGCCGTGGGGCTGGCGCGGCTCGCCACACCGAGCTGGTTCGCCGGCTCGCTCGGCGGCGACGCCTTCGCCGGCGACCTGGAGCGCGTGCTCACCGGGGCGGGCGTGGACCTCTCGCTGACCTCCCGCTCCCCGCTGCCCACCACGCTCGCGGTCACCGACCCCCGGCCGGACGGCAACGGCTACCACTTCCACCTCGCGGACACGGCCACCTTCCGGATCAGCGAACTCGCCGGGCGTGCCGACGAGTTCGCCGCCGTGTACGCGGGCGGGCTGGCCGCCGTCGTGCCGCCCGCCGCGGCGGCGGTGGCGGCCACGGCGCGGGCGGCGGCCCGCTCCTGCGTCCTGCTGGTCGACCCGAACGTCCGCACCGACCGGTCGATCGACCCGGCGGACGGCGCGCGGCTGCTGCGGGAGCTGTGCCGGCACGCGCACGTGGTCAAGGTGAGTGACGAGGACCTGGCGGCGCTCTGGCCGGACCGCGGCGCCGAGGACGCCTGCCGGGAACTCGCGGCCGGCGGCCGGCTCACCCTGCTCACCCGGGGCGCGGACGGCAGTGTGGCCTTCACCCCGGACGGCGAGCGGGTCGCGGTGCCCGCGGCACCCGTCACCGTCGTGAACACGATCGGCGCCGGTGACGCCTTCGCGGCGGCCGTCCTGAACCGGGTCGTGGCACTGGCCCCGCCGCCCGGCGGGCCCGTACGGGTGACCCGCGAACAGGCAGCGGACATCCTGGCCTTCGCGGGGCGGGCCGCCGCGTCGGTGGTGGCGAGCTCCGGCACGGCACTGACCGCGCCGGTGGCTGCGCACCCCTGA
- a CDS encoding zinc-dependent alcohol dehydrogenase family protein: MRAAIIESPGKVSVETVPDPTPGRRDVLVKVAACGLCGTDLHILQGEFAPTLPIVPGHEFAGEIVALGSDVTELAVGDKVAVDPSLYCHECHYCRIGRGNLCERWNAIGVSKPGGAAEFALAPVANCVKLPDHIDVHDAALIEPLSCAVRGYDVLNSTLGAQVLIYGSGTMGLMMLELAKRTGAACVDMLDVNPERLTTAVKLGCSRSASSADELETVRGWDVVVDATGNAGAIQDGLGRVAKGGTFLQFGVADYATTAVIEPYKIYNQEITITGSMAVLHSYERAAALFASGVLDPAVFISDRMPLEEYPRALDRFKAGQGRKIVIEP, from the coding sequence ATGAGGGCAGCGATCATCGAGTCGCCCGGCAAGGTGTCCGTCGAGACGGTTCCCGACCCGACGCCGGGCCGCCGGGACGTCCTCGTCAAGGTCGCCGCGTGCGGCCTGTGCGGCACCGATCTGCACATCCTGCAGGGCGAGTTCGCGCCGACCCTGCCGATCGTGCCCGGACACGAGTTCGCCGGCGAGATCGTCGCGCTCGGCTCGGACGTCACCGAACTGGCCGTGGGGGACAAGGTCGCCGTCGACCCCTCGCTCTACTGCCACGAGTGTCACTACTGCCGCATCGGCCGGGGCAACCTGTGCGAGCGGTGGAACGCCATCGGTGTCAGCAAGCCGGGCGGCGCCGCCGAGTTCGCACTCGCCCCGGTCGCCAACTGCGTGAAGCTGCCGGACCACATCGACGTGCACGACGCGGCGCTGATCGAGCCGCTGTCCTGCGCCGTACGCGGATACGACGTGCTCAACTCCACCCTGGGTGCCCAGGTGCTGATCTACGGCTCGGGCACCATGGGCCTGATGATGCTGGAACTCGCCAAGCGCACCGGCGCGGCCTGCGTCGACATGCTCGACGTCAACCCCGAGCGCCTGACCACCGCCGTGAAGCTCGGCTGCTCCCGTTCCGCGTCGAGCGCCGACGAACTGGAGACCGTACGCGGCTGGGACGTCGTCGTGGACGCCACCGGCAACGCGGGCGCCATCCAGGACGGCCTCGGCAGGGTCGCCAAGGGCGGCACCTTCCTGCAGTTCGGGGTGGCGGACTACGCGACGACCGCCGTCATCGAGCCGTACAAGATCTACAACCAGGAGATCACCATCACCGGCTCGATGGCGGTCCTGCACAGCTACGAGCGGGCCGCCGCCCTCTTCGCGAGCGGTGTGCTCGACCCGGCCGTCTTCATCAGCGACCGGATGCCGCTGGAGGAGTACCCGCGCGCGCTCGACCGCTTCAAGGCGGGTCAGGGCCGCAAGATCGTGATCGAGCCGTGA
- a CDS encoding carbohydrate ABC transporter permease: MTTTSTTASAPAAARTARVRHAPQTRKQRRRSAGLGMLAWVVGIAFCLPALWMLLTSFHSEPDAATNPPSIAAPLTLSGYKVFFGAGGGASPWPPLINSATSSLLSTALVLVLALPAAYALSIKRVEKWTDVMFFFLSTKMLPVVAGLLPVYLFAKNTGLLDNVWLLVILYTSMNLPIAVWMMQSFLADVPVSIIEAAQVDGARLPTVLVRVVAPVAAPGIAATSLICFIFSWNELLFARVLTGVRAETAPVFLTGFVTSQGLFLAQLCAASVVVSLPVLAAGFAAQDKLVQGLSLGAVK; encoded by the coding sequence ATGACCACCACCTCGACCACCGCGTCAGCGCCCGCCGCAGCCCGCACGGCGCGGGTCCGGCACGCGCCCCAGACCCGCAAGCAGCGCCGCAGGTCCGCCGGGCTCGGGATGCTCGCCTGGGTCGTCGGCATCGCCTTCTGCCTGCCGGCGCTGTGGATGCTGCTCACGTCGTTCCACTCGGAGCCCGACGCGGCCACCAACCCGCCGTCGATCGCGGCGCCTTTGACCCTCTCCGGATACAAGGTGTTCTTCGGCGCGGGCGGTGGCGCGAGCCCCTGGCCGCCGCTGATCAACTCGGCCACCTCGTCGCTGCTTTCGACCGCGCTCGTCCTGGTGCTGGCCCTGCCGGCCGCGTACGCGCTGTCCATCAAGCGCGTCGAGAAGTGGACCGACGTGATGTTCTTCTTCCTGTCGACGAAGATGCTGCCGGTCGTCGCCGGCCTGCTGCCGGTGTACCTGTTCGCGAAGAACACCGGCCTGCTCGACAACGTGTGGCTGCTCGTCATCCTCTACACCTCGATGAACCTCCCCATCGCGGTGTGGATGATGCAGTCGTTCCTCGCGGACGTGCCGGTCTCCATCATCGAGGCCGCACAGGTCGACGGCGCGCGACTGCCCACCGTGCTGGTGCGGGTGGTGGCCCCGGTGGCCGCGCCCGGCATCGCCGCGACCTCGCTGATCTGCTTCATCTTCAGCTGGAACGAGCTGCTGTTCGCGCGGGTGCTCACCGGCGTGCGCGCCGAGACCGCCCCCGTGTTCCTGACCGGATTCGTCACCAGTCAGGGGCTGTTCCTCGCCCAGCTGTGCGCCGCGTCCGTCGTCGTGTCCCTGCCGGTGCTCGCCGCCGGCTTCGCCGCCCAGGACAAACTCGTCCAGGGCCTTTCGCTTGGAGCAGTCAAATGA
- a CDS encoding carbohydrate ABC transporter permease, whose product MTTSVTTPALSPAGPARTARRGGRAPGGRARAWATRAPLMPALIFLIAVTQLPFVATLVISLFDWNSLAPGERHFHGLSNYATVFTDPDMRDSVLTTILLTVTVVVASVVIGLLLALLLDRKFFGRGLVRTLLITPFLLVPVSAALLWKHVLYNPEYGLLNGAWAWVTSLFGDHTPVQPDWISDLPLTAVEIALVWQWTPFMMLILLAGLQSRPAETLEAARLDGASAWQMFRYLTLPHLRRYLELGILLGSINIVQNFDAVFTITAGGLGTANLPYTIYQTFYQAHEYGLASSAGVVVVIGTIIIATFALRVVSSLFSQEAGRA is encoded by the coding sequence GTGACCACTTCCGTCACCACCCCGGCGCTGTCCCCGGCCGGCCCGGCGCGCACCGCGCGCCGCGGCGGCCGGGCCCCCGGCGGCAGGGCGCGCGCCTGGGCCACCCGCGCGCCGCTGATGCCCGCTCTGATCTTCCTTATCGCCGTCACCCAACTGCCCTTCGTGGCAACCCTGGTGATCTCCCTCTTCGACTGGAACTCACTCGCCCCGGGTGAACGCCACTTCCACGGCCTGTCGAACTACGCCACCGTCTTCACCGATCCCGACATGCGCGACTCGGTCCTCACCACGATCCTGCTCACCGTGACCGTGGTGGTCGCCAGTGTCGTCATCGGCCTGCTCCTCGCGCTGCTGCTGGACCGGAAGTTCTTCGGCCGGGGCCTCGTGCGCACCCTGCTGATCACCCCGTTCCTGCTGGTGCCCGTCTCCGCCGCCCTGCTGTGGAAGCACGTGCTCTACAACCCCGAGTACGGCCTGCTCAACGGCGCGTGGGCCTGGGTGACGTCACTGTTCGGCGACCACACCCCCGTCCAGCCCGACTGGATCTCCGACCTGCCGCTCACGGCCGTGGAGATCGCGCTGGTGTGGCAGTGGACGCCGTTCATGATGCTGATCCTGCTCGCGGGCCTGCAGAGCAGGCCGGCCGAGACACTGGAGGCGGCCCGCCTCGACGGAGCGAGCGCGTGGCAGATGTTCCGCTACCTGACCCTGCCGCACCTGCGCCGCTACCTCGAACTCGGCATCCTGCTCGGCTCGATCAACATCGTGCAGAACTTCGACGCGGTGTTCACCATCACGGCGGGCGGCCTCGGCACCGCCAACCTCCCGTACACCATCTACCAGACCTTCTACCAGGCCCACGAGTACGGACTCGCCTCCTCAGCGGGCGTCGTCGTGGTGATCGGCACGATCATCATCGCGACCTTCGCGCTGCGGGTCGTCTCGTCCCTGTTCAGCCAGGAGGCGGGCCGCGCATGA